One window of Dysidea avara chromosome 11, odDysAvar1.4, whole genome shotgun sequence genomic DNA carries:
- the LOC136239223 gene encoding uncharacterized protein yields MPSTSTLFCYMLYGLFQDAPDSLYSNSQGNIFLQDEVDRPLAYQEDDDSSILPNYEHSLFPVQELTTTDQTKNRHFTVYRFLDQRLPVTIHHPMMLTDCLRTANIIHSWTSSPVNMGLMYKKLWIYCSK; encoded by the exons ATGCCTTCCACATCAACTCTGTTTTGTTATATGTTGTATGGCTTGTTCCAGGATGCACCAGactcactgtatagtaattcaCAAGGGAACATCTTCCTCCAAGATGAAGTTGACAGACCTCTAGCCTACCAG GAAGATGATGATTCTTCTATTCTACCCAATTATGAGCACTCTTTGTTTCCTGTTCAAGAATTGACAACAACTGACCAGACAAAGAATCGCCACTTCACAGTCTACCGGTTTCT AGACCAGCGTTTGCCAGTAACAATACATCATCCAATGATGTTAACAGATTGTTTGAGGACTGCAAACATCATCCATAGTTGGACTTCTTCTCCAGTAAATATGGGCTTGATGTACAAGAAGCTTTG GATTTACTGCAGCAAGTAG